One window from the genome of Pseudomonadota bacterium encodes:
- a CDS encoding ubiquinone/menaquinone biosynthesis methyltransferase, with amino-acid sequence MADNSDKNKAGNIRTMFKNISGRYDLLNTIMTFGRDKSWRKYVVKEASLKPNALILDVGTGTGKILHEALLSNKGIKAFGADFTLEMMLCGKEQNDNISWCCADALNLPFPDSVFDAVTSGYLIRNVTDIHRAFAEQMRIAKPGGKVVCLDTSPPPHNLLRPFILLYLKLIIPLLGLIFAGDKNAYKYLTASTEAFKSPEELSLIMKDAGLENIRFRKFMFGTISILCGTSPSK; translated from the coding sequence ATGGCAGATAATTCAGATAAAAATAAAGCCGGCAATATTCGTACAATGTTTAAAAATATTTCCGGCCGCTATGATCTCTTAAATACTATTATGACTTTTGGCAGGGACAAATCATGGAGAAAATATGTTGTAAAAGAAGCTTCTCTTAAGCCAAATGCACTTATTCTTGATGTAGGCACCGGAACCGGTAAGATTCTGCACGAAGCTCTTTTATCAAATAAAGGCATTAAAGCGTTCGGCGCTGATTTTACTTTAGAAATGATGCTTTGCGGAAAAGAGCAAAATGATAATATTTCATGGTGCTGTGCTGATGCCTTAAACCTTCCCTTCCCTGATTCCGTTTTTGATGCAGTCACATCAGGCTATTTAATCAGAAATGTAACTGATATTCATCGCGCATTTGCAGAGCAGATGCGTATAGCAAAACCGGGCGGAAAAGTTGTATGTCTTGATACATCGCCGCCACCGCATAACCTTCTTCGTCCTTTTATTTTGCTTTATTTAAAACTTATAATTCCTCTTCTTGGCCTTATTTTTGCCGGGGATAAAAATGCTTATAAATACCTTACAGCAAGCACTGAGGCGTTCAAATCACCGGAAGAACTATCTTTGATAATGAAAGATGCCGGGCTTGAAAATATAAGGTTTCGCAAATTCATGTTCGGCACAATTTCAATCTTATGCGGCACCAGCCCTTCTAAGTAG